TATCCTCCTAGTCAGCAAGTTATTGAGTCCTTAGCGACTCATTTAAAATTAAATGCTCAAACCTTAGGGGAATTGGCGGGACGAATTAGTTCAGATGATCAAAAAGTCTTTAAAGAATTAGTTCAAAAATACCAACAAATGCCGATTTTATTGCGTCGCATGAAAGACAATCCCAATTTTGCCAAAAAAATTATTTCTGAGGCGACAAAATTAGATGAGCAGGAGTAGATATCTTGGATATTATTAAACCCTATAGTTTTATTCCCAAAGCAGTGATTGAAACTCAGGCAGACGATATTCTGAAGAAAGTAAAAGCTCATCGTCGTCGTCCCTTAAAAAATTGCGATATTGCGGAAGCGACGGCCGATCATTTTGATTTGGCTATTGAATGGACGGATATAAAGGCAGATAAAGAGGGAGAAATCGCCGCAATGATTATTCCCACAGAAAAGAAAATTATTCTCAATGAAGATGTAAAATTCTTAAAAGATTCCCAAAATTCATCCCTAGCAAAAGAAGGTTTTAAAAATTCGAGTTTAGCCCATGAAATTGGTCATTTTGTCCTTCATATTAATCAAACGGCTGTCTCTAATTTTTTGGATCGAATCAATCAGGGAGATTCCCTAGAGACAATTCAACCTTTTCTATGTCGGACAGTTGATTCTAGCCAAAGAATTGAATGGCAAGCCCAATATTTTGCCAGTTGTTTACTAATGGCGATGAGTGAGTTAGAGAAAGCCATCAAGGGCCGTGACTTGACTAAATGGGGACATCTGTATGCGATCGCCGACGAGTTGGGAGTAACTATTACTAATCTTAGAAGTCGTTTAGAGAGTCTCCATTGGATTAAAGTCGATAAAAAAGTAATTTATCCCGGCAGTAATTTTCCCAAGAGATAGCTTAAATGTTCCGAGGGAGATTTAGCCCGTCTCGATCGACTTATTTACTCATAATTTCGGCGGGTTGCGAGTTAGGAATCGGTTCAAAGTTGTGGTCGTCAGCCAGATATTCCGGATAGGTGGAGAATTGGGGTAGTATTTCCAGGGTAAAAGCCTCGGCAGCTTTCGATCGATAACGATTCGGGTTAATAATTACCGATAAAGTGCGACGTACTTCCACATCTTTAATTCTGGTAGCGTGGATCACGCCCATTTGTAGTTCTTTTTCGATCGCTGTCACCGAGACAAAAGCCGCCCCTAACCCGGATTGTACAGCATTTTTAATCGCCTCGATCGAGTTAAGTTCCATCTCCACTTTTAAGCGTTTGGTATCGATCTCGCAACGGGTTAAAACCTTGTCGATGACTTTGCGAATCGTCGATTGGGAATCGAGGGTGATAAATTTTAGTCGATATAAATCCTCTTTTTGAATCATTTCTACCTTAGACAGAGGATGAAAAATAGGCAGGACTAAAGCCAGTTCATCGTCTGCGTAGGGGATAATCCGCAGGGTTTCTTGTAATTCGGCGGGAACTTCTCCCCCGATAATGGCTAAATCCACTTGACCGTTAGAAACGCTCCAAGAGGTGCGACGGGTGGAATGAACTTGTAGCTGTACGGATACTTCTGGGTATTTTTGCCGAAAAAGCCCGATCATGCGGGGAAGAAGATAGGTTCCCGTGGTTTGGGAAGCTCCGATGATCAGGGTTCCCCCTTGCAGATTTTGTAGATCTTCGATCGCCCGACAGGTTTCTTGACAGAGAGTGATAATTTTTTCGCCGTAGCTTAAGAGTAGGTGTCCCGCTTCCGTTAATTGGGCTTTCCGACCGCCCCGGTCAAATAACGGCACATTTAGCTGTTTTTCGAGGTTTTGTACCTGAAGACTGACCGCCGGTTGAGATACATACAGGGTATCTGCCGCCCGTTTAAAGCTTCCTTCGGCAGCGATCGCTTTGATAATTCTCAGTTGGTCTAGGGTGAAAGGAATGTCGGTCATAGAAAGCCTCAAAAACAGCGACAGGAGAAGGGGAGGACAATAGCGACAAATCTTAAGCCAGTGCCGATAAACACACTGAATTGACAGTACCACACCACGGGGATCAATGCTTCAGGTAGTTCCAGTTATCAGTGATCAGTTACCCGTGATCGGTCGTCGGTCGTCGGTCGGCGGTCGGCAAAAGGCAAAAGGCAGGAGGCAAAAGGCAGGAGATTATTTCTATTTATTCTCCCCACACCCCACACCCCCGATGTCGGGGGGGTTGGGGGGCCACACCCCACACCCCACACCCCACACCCGACGCCGTGTACCACTTAATCGTTGTTAACCAAGAATCTTAATGATATTTTAAGATTTTTTAACAAACCGCCCCCAGCCGAGATGAACGTATATCCTAGAGGGGAGCGAGTGTAGATTCCTATTCCCGTTCGATCGCCCGCTAATTCTCTGGAGATCAGCATTCATGCTTACTTTGCTCCGTTCCCTGCTATTTTCCACCCTATTAAGTTTTGTTGCCCCCGTCCTCTTGGTGGGTTCTATTTTAGCTGCTTTATTCGCCACCAGTCACGTCCCCGGCTTTACTTGGGTTTCTCAGACCGGTTTTAGCCAAATCCTGCAATTTTTAACCATTTTCGGCGGCGGTTATCCCCTACAAGGAATGTTCACCATCGCTGTCACCTTTGCTTTTGTTGGCAGTTTATTCGATTTATTTAACTTTTACGTCTATCAAACCAATCGGGGACAGTGAGTAGTCGTGCAAAATAAATTTCCTAGTGAAGATAGGCACTCTTGCAAGAGGCAAGAGGCAAGAGATGGTTAGATATGTGTAATTAATTTTGCTTAGGTACGTAACCGGCAAAGGGTGATGTTGACTGTCTAGAATGGGAATGAGGTTTTTATGGGATCGAATCGTCTATGCGCCCTATTTTCTGCCGTTTTTGGCTATTAACCCTTATTACTCTGCTGCTCACCCTCAGTATCGGGATGATCAATCCCCAACCTAGTTTCGCACGCTCGTGGATGGATTTACTTTTTCGCGGTGTGCAAGTTATTCAACTCGCCACTATTTCTCCTCAGCAGGAAGTCGCCCTCGGTAAGCAGATTAATCAGGGTTTATTAGAATCAGGCAAGATACAACTGTCCAAAGATGCCAGAATTAACCAATATGTCCAAGAAATCGGGCAGCGATTAGCGGCAACTAGCGATCGCCCTGACCTTCCCTACACTTTTCACGTGCTGCGCGACAATAGCATTAACGCCTTCGCTACTATGGGCGGATTTGTCTATTTACACACGGGATTGATTAAAACTGCTGATAATGAGGCAGAATTAGCCAGTGTTATTGCCCATGAAATCGGCCATATCGTCGGTCGTCATTCTATCACCCAATTACGCAATACTGCCCTCGCCCAAGGACTTCTCAGCGCGGCGGGATTAGACACAAAAACTTGGGTACAATTGGGGGTCAATCTCGCCTATAATCTGCCCAATAGTCGCAAGGATGAATTAGAGGCGGACCAACTGGGTTTAAACAATCTAGCTGAGGCCGGTTATGCAGCCAAGGCGATGATCTCCTTTATGGGAAAATTAGCACAACAGGGGGCTTCTACCCCCGCAATTCTCAGCACCCATCCCGCTACCAGCGATCGCATTTTGGCACTGCAAAAACAGCTTAATTCGGTTAATAACAAGCATAATCAAGGTTTAGACGAGAATTATTACCAATTGCAGATTCGTTCTCTCCGCTAATCTAGAGATAAAATTGACCCTACGCAATTATGCTTTCCTAAACCAGCGTTTTAACAATCGCCATACTGCTAGGTGGATGAGTAAGAATCAAATTAGCAAAAACATCACCGAAAAACTTCCAGTGTGCGTTAGATGCGAAAGTCTAGGATTTTAGGTTCTGTCAACTGGAGGTTAAGATAAAATTAGTGTACTATCAACGGAGAGCGCTTAAGAAAACTTACTCACAGGGACTTTACCAAAATGTCCAACGAAACCGTTACTTATAGTCTTGAATCTGTCCTCAAGGAAATCAAAGACAGCATCAAGGAAGTTAACCAAAAAATCGATATCCTACAAAGAGATGTCACCCAAAAAATCGATACCTTGCAACAAGATGTTAACCAGAAATTTGACAGCCTACAGAAGGATTTTAACCAAAAAATCGATACCTTGCAACAGGATTTTAACCAGAAATTTGACAGCCTACAGAAGGATTTTAACCAGAAATTTGACAGCCTACAGAAGGATTTTAACCAGAAATTTGACAGCCTACAGAAAGATGTTAACCAGAAATTTGACAGCCTACAGAAAGATATTAACCAGAAATTTGAGAAAATCGACGAACGGTTAACTAAGCTAGAGGTGGGACAGGCAAAACTAACTGAGAAAGTCGATGGGATGGATAGAAGACTAGAAAAGCTGGAAGGAACCCAAAAAAATCAAGTTTGGACGTTGATTATTCTTTTAGGAGGAGCGATCGGAACAGCAGCGTGGCGCTCTTTCTTTTCTGGTAATCCTTAGAAATATTACTATAATTTCTCACTTTACGGTAGTTATAAGGGGAAACTAAGTACCTAAGCAAAATTAATTACACATATCTAACCCCCCCTTGCCTCTTGCCTCTTGCCTTTTGCCTTTCTTCACTAGGAAATTTATTTTGCACGACTACTTAGCAGATGTCAAACTCAGGTTAAAAATAAGGGATTCCTAACCCATCCTACCCCTAATTATGCTTTCCTCAACCATCTTTTTAACAATCGCCACAATGCCACGATAATCCCCCCAATTAAAACGAAAGGAAACATAACCACCCCCAGAAAGAAAGCAACGATTAAGGGATATTTTCGGGTTTCTAATTGCCGAATTTTATCATCGCACTTTTGAACATATCCTGCTAACCCCAATGCTTGAAATAATTCCCGCGACTGAAGAAATGCTTCTTTCGCTTCCGATATACGATCGAGTTTATAGTAGGTAAGTCCCAGACTAAACCAAGCTTTCGCTTCACCCCCCCGATCACGGATTTCCCGAAGGATTGCTAAGGACTGTTGATAAAACTCGCTCGCTTTTTGGTATTCTCCTAGGGAACCGTAAACAGAGCCTAAATTATTGTAGGATGCCGCTTCACCCCACCGATCACCGATTTCCCGTGTGATTGCTAAGGATTGTTGATAAAACTCGCTCGCTTTTTGGTATTCTCCTAGGGAAAGGTAAACATTGCCTAAATTATTGTAGGATTTCGCTTCACCCCCCCGATCACCGATTTCCCGTTTGATTGCTAAGGACTGTTGATAAAACTCGATCGCTTTTTGGTATTCTCCTAGGGAATCGTAAACAATGCCTAAATTATTGTAGGATTTCGCTTCACCCCCCCGATCAAAGATTTCCCGAAAGATTGCTAAGGACTGTTGATGAAACTCGCTCGCTTTTTGGTATTCTCCTAGGGATTTGTAAACATTGCCTAAACCCATGTAGGAATACGCTTCACCCCCCCGATCAAAGATTTCCCGAAAGATTGCTAAGGACTGTTGATGAAACTCGCTCGCTTTTTGGTATTCTCCTAGGGAATCGTAAACAATGCCTAAATTATTGTAGGAATACGCTTCACCCCCCCGATCACCGATTTCCCGTGTGATTGCTAAGGACTGTTGATGAAACTCGATCGCTTTTTGGTATTCTCCTAGGGAATCGTAAACATTGCCTAAACCCATGTAGGAATACGCTTCACCCTTCCGATTACCGATTTTCCGTTCGATCGCTAAGGATTGTTGATAAAACTCGATCGCTTTTTGGTATTCTCCTAGGGAATCGTAAACAATGCCTAAATTATTGTAGGATGCCGCTTCACCCCCCTGATCATCGATTTCCCGTGTGATTTCTAAGGACTGTTGATAAAACTCGATCGCTTTTTGGTATTCTCCTAGGAATTTGTAAACAAGGCCCAAATTATTGTAGGATGCCGCTTCACCCCCCCGATCACCGATTTCCAGTGTGATTGCTAAAGACTGTTGATGAAACTCGATCGCTTTTTGGTATTTTCCTAGTAAATAGTAAACAACGCCTAAATTACCGTAGGATTTCGCTTCACCCCCCCGATCACCGATTTCCCGTTTGATTGCTAAGGACTGTTGATGAAATTCGATCGCTTTTTGGTATTCTCCTAGTGAACCGTAAGCATTGCCTAAACTGGTGAGGGATGCGGTATATTTCCAGTTGGTTTGCTCCTCCTGTTGTTGGTAAACAGTGACTAATTCAAGGTAATAATCCGCTAGGGTTTGATAATACCCCCGTCGGGTGAGAAAATCCTCGATAGTACGGAGAATATCAAAAGCATTGTCGTACTCGGTTAACTGATAGTGATGATAGAAAATTTCTAGGTAAGGTTGCACATCGTTGAGGATTTCCCAGGAGTCGGGTTTAGCAATAGAAAGATAATAGGCGATCGCTTTTTGGTGTAATTCCCTTTGATCGCCGGCTTTGTATTGTGCATATTCCCAAACTAAAGGCTGAAAACTAAAAATTCGCTGGCGATTTTCCTCTTTTTCTTCTAATAATGATCGTCGCTGTAATTCTCGCAGATCTGCCGTGATCTCGGACAGTGCGATCTCCGGGTAATTATCCATCACCGCTTTGGCTGCCGGAGAATCAAATTCTCGGCGATAAATGCTGGTTTTAGTGAATAATTCTTGCTGTCTTTGGCTAAGTCGCTGAAAACTAGCATCTAAAACTAAAGCAATTCCCACTGTCTCTTGACGATGACTCCCCACCACCTGCGAATCGCTCAAAAGTTGCGATAAATTTCCTAATCCTAAATCCGCTAACCTTTCTAAACTGGGGTTTTGCGGAAATTCGGCTAAGATTAAATCCGCCACCAATCGCAGGAGTAATGGATGACCATCCACCCGTCGAGAAAAGTTCTCTAGATCCCCTGTTATTTGCGATTCTGCTAACAATTGCGCCCCTTCAGGAGGTTTCAAACCTTTTAGCTCAATCCAACGCCAACGGTTAAAACCCCTAGTTTTTGGCTTTTCTCTGGTGGTGACTATAATTTTGCTCGTGTCACCTTTTTCTATCCAAGCAGTGAAAAACTGCTGATAAAATTCATTATTCCAAGAACCATCTTCCCCTAATAAACTCTCTAGATTATCGATAATAATTAGGTGGCGATGGCGTTGCAATTGTCTGATTAAAGCTTCCTGTAAATCTATTTCTTTTTCGGGGACGGGATAACCAAAGTCCGTCAGGAATTGGCGAGCTAAACCACTAAATCCGCCCAGATTTCCCGCTTCCCACCAAAAGCGTTTTGGGAATAAATCTTCATCGTCCCCTAGGGAAGGATCTAGGGTAATTTTCTCCTCAAAAATTTTACTGGCTAGGGTAGATTTTCCAATTCCTCCAACTCCTTTGATGCCAATCGTCGCAACATTTTTATCATTAAATAACTGCTTAATTTGGGTGATTTCCTCCTTCCTTCCTTGCCAATAGGCGAGACTTTTTCGAGCATCTCCTCCCCTTAAAATACTCCTTTGACTACTGCGATTATTTTCTATTGCGTCTGCTTTTGGGTGCAGATCCGCCAGTCATTCAGGAGGGATTCCTAGATTTAAATTACCCTTAACTTCTTGAATGTTCAATTGTTGTTTAATATCTTTGTTAATTTGCGTACCAATTTGAGTTTTCGTTTCTGTTTGATTCTGATTAATTATCATAATTTGTTGTGCTAGGGTTTGGATTTCTTGGGCAAAATTGGGATCTTTGAGCATTTCTACCTGTAAAAAAGGAACCACTTGCTGTTCAATCATCGCCTCGGATTTAGTTTGTTCGGCTGCCGCTAAAACCTTGGCTGCGGTGGGTTCCTTTTGTAACTTTTGCTTAATTTTTTCCCACAATTCTACACCTTTATCCATGGCTGCTTCCGTTAATTTACCGATAACAGCTTCAAAGGCGATTTTAGCGATTTCGGCGGCGGCTAACTCTGCTAACATAATTATCAATTGTGAGAATTTTTCGCCATTCTAACACAACTATTTGCGGATGACATCGGTTCTCCTCCCCCATTTGTCTCGTTATAAGTAGCTCTGGTAGGGTGCGTTCCCTAATGCAACTCCTGCTGCTCCACCGATCGATTTTTGGGAACGCACCATGCTCATTCATTTTTGTGCGGACTGTATTCAGGTGTTAAGCTAAGACCCATTTAAAGCGCTTATTCTTAAGATTAGCCGAATCTCCCCCAATCCCTTTACTGTTGCCTCTTGCAAGAGTGCCTCTTGCCTCGTCTCAACAAGCAATTTAAATGCGCGGGCAGCTTACCTGCTGTCATACCCAGCAAGTGAGCCTGTTCGTTGAGTTGAAGAGTAAAATAGGGGAAGTCTTAATCTAATACTAAATCCTGTTGAAAAGGCATAGAAGAGTGGGGAGCAGGGAGTGCCAGTAATCACACTATTAAAAACGGATTTGGTATGATTTTGGTAATTCCCCCTATTTTCCACCTTCAGAACTAATTGCTGCCCAAGCCAAAAGTACAGTAGAAAGAATCAAAGAACATTCAATAGTTTTGGCAGTTCAAAATACAACCAGTTTGGACTTGACGACGCAAAAAGCCCCAAAAAATTTTAGCCTTTAACATACACCCCCTTTTCCCTACATTTGAAGAAAATTTGTTGATTTATGCAAGAGGTCTAATGTTCCGCAGTTCCAGCGTTCCGGCGTTCCCTCAAACCAGAGACTTCCTACCTCACCATTAAGATAACTGCTACAATGAAAGACACTGTGCGATCGCATTGGACAATCTCTCCTAGGGCTTGACATAAACCCAGCAATAATGTTATAATAAAACACTGGCTTAAGCCAAAGACAGCAGGTGCGAAACAGCTTAAATACCCTGCCGAGGTCAAAGCGAGAAAACAGCAGCCAAAAAGACTAAAGAAAGAGATATTTTCTGTCTTGGTCGTGCCTGAACTGAATTCTCTCCACTCAACCCCGGCGCTACAAGGGGTTATTTTTGTGCCTGTGGAACCGGTCCCCCGCATACAGGAGGTGAACAAGGGATGGGGAGAAGCAGAGAAAGCAAGGGAGTAATTCTAGAAGAATTAAAAACCTCCCTGAGGGAAGCTCAATTAACGATGGTCATCGACTATCAAGGTTTAACCGTCGCCGAAATCAGCAATCTACGCCGCAAATTGCGCCCCACGGGAACGATTTGTAAAGTCACCAAAAATACTTTGATGGGCTTGGCGATCGCTGAAGATAGTGGCTGGGAACCGATGAAAAGCCTTTTATCGGGAACATCCGCCTTTCTGCTCGTAAAAGAGGATATCGGTGGAGCTTTCAAGGCCTATCAAGAGTTCAAAAAAGAAAGCAAAAAAACCGAATTGCGCGGCGGTGTCCTCAAAGAAGGGACAAAAGGTCAACTGTTAACAGAAGATCAGATCAAAGCGATCGCCGATTTACCGTCGAAAGAACAGTTAATCGCTCAGGCCGCCGGAGCAATCAACGCCATTGCCGCCAAACTGGCCCGCAGCATCAACGAAGTTCCCGCATCTTTGGCCCGTGCCGTCGATGCCGTGGCCCGTCAAGAAGAAAAAGAAGCGGCTTAACACCGCACCAATCGATCACTTAAAACAATTAGGAGTCTAACCCATGTCTGCTGTAGCTGAAATCTTAGAAAAACTCAAAACCCTTACCCTCTTAGAAGCTGCTGAATTAGTCAAAGGTATCGAAGAAACCTTCGGAGTTAGCGCCGCCGCTCCGGCCGGTGGCATGATGATGATGGCTGCCCCCGGGGCTGCTCCCGCGGCTGCGGCTGAAGTTGTGGAAGAACAAACCGAATTTAACGTCGTTCTTGAAGAAGTTCCCGCCGACAAGAAAATTGCTATCCTCAAGGTAGTGCGCGAATTGACCGGTTTAGGACTCAAAGAAGCGAAAGACCTAGTAGAAGCCGCTCCCAAAGCGGTTAAAGAAGGCACCAACAAAGATGATGCCGCCGCCGTCAAGAAAAAACTGGAAGATGCCGGGGCAAAAGTTAGCGTTAAATAGATCGCCACTGATTCTGGGGATGTAGATTACATCCCTAGACAAGCCGAAAAGCTCATTTCCTGATACTATAGGATTGTCATAGCAATCTTGTAGGATGTCCAACCATGGAAAGCGTCGCTTACATTTTGGTTTTAACTATGGCTTTGGCGGTAATTTTCTTCGCCATCGCC
This Microcystis wesenbergii NRERC-220 DNA region includes the following protein-coding sequences:
- the rplL gene encoding 50S ribosomal protein L7/L12, with amino-acid sequence MSAVAEILEKLKTLTLLEAAELVKGIEETFGVSAAAPAGGMMMMAAPGAAPAAAAEVVEEQTEFNVVLEEVPADKKIAILKVVRELTGLGLKEAKDLVEAAPKAVKEGTNKDDAAAVKKKLEDAGAKVSVK
- a CDS encoding M48 family metallopeptidase; this encodes MRPIFCRFWLLTLITLLLTLSIGMINPQPSFARSWMDLLFRGVQVIQLATISPQQEVALGKQINQGLLESGKIQLSKDARINQYVQEIGQRLAATSDRPDLPYTFHVLRDNSINAFATMGGFVYLHTGLIKTADNEAELASVIAHEIGHIVGRHSITQLRNTALAQGLLSAAGLDTKTWVQLGVNLAYNLPNSRKDELEADQLGLNNLAEAGYAAKAMISFMGKLAQQGASTPAILSTHPATSDRILALQKQLNSVNNKHNQGLDENYYQLQIRSLR
- the rplJ gene encoding 50S ribosomal protein L10, with amino-acid sequence MGRSRESKGVILEELKTSLREAQLTMVIDYQGLTVAEISNLRRKLRPTGTICKVTKNTLMGLAIAEDSGWEPMKSLLSGTSAFLLVKEDIGGAFKAYQEFKKESKKTELRGGVLKEGTKGQLLTEDQIKAIADLPSKEQLIAQAAGAINAIAAKLARSINEVPASLARAVDAVARQEEKEAA
- a CDS encoding helix-turn-helix domain-containing protein; the encoded protein is MSETFGQVIRKARREEEYSQRELAKLIGVDYTYLSKLENDHAGYPPSQQVIESLATHLKLNAQTLGELAGRISSDDQKVFKELVQKYQQMPILLRRMKDNPNFAKKIISEATKLDEQE
- a CDS encoding photosystem II reaction center protein T, encoding MESVAYILVLTMALAVIFFAIAFREPPRIQK
- a CDS encoding DUF4164 family protein, giving the protein MSNETVTYSLESVLKEIKDSIKEVNQKIDILQRDVTQKIDTLQQDVNQKFDSLQKDFNQKIDTLQQDFNQKFDSLQKDFNQKFDSLQKDFNQKFDSLQKDVNQKFDSLQKDINQKFEKIDERLTKLEVGQAKLTEKVDGMDRRLEKLEGTQKNQVWTLIILLGGAIGTAAWRSFFSGNP
- a CDS encoding LysR family transcriptional regulator; translated protein: MTDIPFTLDQLRIIKAIAAEGSFKRAADTLYVSQPAVSLQVQNLEKQLNVPLFDRGGRKAQLTEAGHLLLSYGEKIITLCQETCRAIEDLQNLQGGTLIIGASQTTGTYLLPRMIGLFRQKYPEVSVQLQVHSTRRTSWSVSNGQVDLAIIGGEVPAELQETLRIIPYADDELALVLPIFHPLSKVEMIQKEDLYRLKFITLDSQSTIRKVIDKVLTRCEIDTKRLKVEMELNSIEAIKNAVQSGLGAAFVSVTAIEKELQMGVIHATRIKDVEVRRTLSVIINPNRYRSKAAEAFTLEILPQFSTYPEYLADDHNFEPIPNSQPAEIMSK
- a CDS encoding ImmA/IrrE family metallo-endopeptidase; translation: MDIIKPYSFIPKAVIETQADDILKKVKAHRRRPLKNCDIAEATADHFDLAIEWTDIKADKEGEIAAMIIPTEKKIILNEDVKFLKDSQNSSLAKEGFKNSSLAHEIGHFVLHINQTAVSNFLDRINQGDSLETIQPFLCRTVDSSQRIEWQAQYFASCLLMAMSELEKAIKGRDLTKWGHLYAIADELGVTITNLRSRLESLHWIKVDKKVIYPGSNFPKR
- a CDS encoding tetratricopeptide repeat protein encodes the protein MTQIKQLFNDKNVATIGIKGVGGIGKSTLASKIFEEKITLDPSLGDDEDLFPKRFWWEAGNLGGFSGLARQFLTDFGYPVPEKEIDLQEALIRQLQRHRHLIIIDNLESLLGEDGSWNNEFYQQFFTAWIEKGDTSKIIVTTREKPKTRGFNRWRWIELKGLKPPEGAQLLAESQITGDLENFSRRVDGHPLLLRLVADLILAEFPQNPSLERLADLGLGNLSQLLSDSQVVGSHRQETVGIALVLDASFQRLSQRQQELFTKTSIYRREFDSPAAKAVMDNYPEIALSEITADLRELQRRSLLEEKEENRQRIFSFQPLVWEYAQYKAGDQRELHQKAIAYYLSIAKPDSWEILNDVQPYLEIFYHHYQLTEYDNAFDILRTIEDFLTRRGYYQTLADYYLELVTVYQQQEEQTNWKYTASLTSLGNAYGSLGEYQKAIEFHQQSLAIKREIGDRGGEAKSYGNLGVVYYLLGKYQKAIEFHQQSLAITLEIGDRGGEAASYNNLGLVYKFLGEYQKAIEFYQQSLEITREIDDQGGEAASYNNLGIVYDSLGEYQKAIEFYQQSLAIERKIGNRKGEAYSYMGLGNVYDSLGEYQKAIEFHQQSLAITREIGDRGGEAYSYNNLGIVYDSLGEYQKASEFHQQSLAIFREIFDRGGEAYSYMGLGNVYKSLGEYQKASEFHQQSLAIFREIFDRGGEAKSYNNLGIVYDSLGEYQKAIEFYQQSLAIKREIGDRGGEAKSYNNLGNVYLSLGEYQKASEFYQQSLAITREIGDRWGEAASYNNLGSVYGSLGEYQKASEFYQQSLAILREIRDRGGEAKAWFSLGLTYYKLDRISEAKEAFLQSRELFQALGLAGYVQKCDDKIRQLETRKYPLIVAFFLGVVMFPFVLIGGIIVALWRLLKRWLRKA